Proteins from a single region of Butyrivibrio fibrisolvens:
- a CDS encoding metal-dependent hydrolase, with translation MLGRTHFFVGIATALIALRPESLPVVVAGTGAAAIGGVISDIDSGTSTAHKEADKIVVAASLALGAVIIIEYNFHIGIYRRLLADSNLYRIMTGSLAFILLCVFGMRQPHRSFMHSLLALFLLSSCVGIIFPEVTPYFTIGYASHLIIDLLNRKREKIFWPMKKGYSFNLCSSKGYVNKMMMIAGILISVIYISTLPYVQEAYAAMLAVLGLN, from the coding sequence ATGCTTGGAAGAACACATTTTTTTGTAGGAATAGCTACTGCACTTATAGCCTTAAGACCGGAATCATTACCTGTTGTAGTAGCAGGAACCGGAGCTGCAGCTATAGGAGGAGTAATAAGTGACATTGATTCAGGAACATCTACAGCCCATAAGGAAGCTGACAAGATAGTTGTAGCGGCTTCACTGGCTTTGGGAGCTGTGATCATAATAGAGTACAATTTTCATATTGGTATATACAGAAGACTTCTTGCTGATAGTAACCTCTATCGGATCATGACAGGGAGCCTCGCTTTTATTTTGCTATGTGTATTTGGGATGAGGCAGCCTCACAGATCATTTATGCATTCGCTACTTGCACTTTTTTTATTATCATCATGTGTAGGAATAATATTCCCTGAAGTAACGCCGTATTTCACAATTGGCTATGCATCACATCTGATAATAGATCTTCTTAACAGAAAGCGTGAAAAGATATTCTGGCCCATGAAAAAAGGATATAGCTTCAACCTTTGCTCATCCAAAGGGTATGTAAATAAGATGATGATGATTGCCGGAATATTAATATCAGTGATATACATTTCAACACTTCCATATGTGCAGGAGGCGTATGCTGCCATGCTGGCTGTATTGGGGTTGAACTAG